A section of the Pseudomonas sp. FP453 genome encodes:
- a CDS encoding pilus assembly protein TadG-related protein encodes MSPRLRSRQRGAIGLTAALTLGLALVFLLLVIDSGRLYLEKRKLQGIADMAALEAVQRNGNCLPATNTAPVYAGASATRNGYVIPPGNALNVNCGTLTTNASNLRVFSADATKTDAIQVIASRPVLTSVAGGVWSLFNGNAYNLMTQLTAKAVAAPKILPPQAQLTIKTTVATVNSTNSPALDLLFGKLLGGNLSLGLVGYQGLADSDINLLSYLNQLALNVNVQAGNYDELLAKNLKIGQLIDAAVTVLQAGGGTASVAATTALGQIKALMGPADVTLGTLLQLQAGAVSSGLNTTVNAFQLAQAFVQLANKTNGVVAEIPVTIPGVTANLKVKVIQPPQLSSIGDPTYAKNKTDTATRIYVRTAQVSVGLTVTLPLLATPLVNTALNGLVSPLSDVLNNLLSLNLAGTLSSVFCAIGGTPCQSTDLRLLSSATNPSVPSVDVILELGGAESYVTGFTCASDATKTLTTQTNASVVTIKVGQSPTLSDSLGASPPLDPVPPLPVIDIGAITCLKPLLGLGPTTCDPASRKPFYGGGIGVTIDPAVGTQTASGATYTFPQPPEIKQPSLYHSLSTTNLVASVGTALKTGLKFQVYQPTGFNLLGSLLVTSGTLLNNLTSTLGGVIGNVLSPIVDPLVNGLLSTLGINLNQVEVGANLSCRPHGQAALVN; translated from the coding sequence ATGTCTCCCCGACTTCGTTCCAGGCAGCGTGGTGCGATTGGCTTGACGGCGGCCCTGACCCTCGGGCTGGCATTGGTCTTCCTGTTGTTGGTCATCGACAGCGGGCGCTTGTATCTGGAGAAGCGCAAGTTGCAAGGCATTGCCGATATGGCCGCCCTGGAAGCGGTGCAGCGTAACGGCAATTGCCTCCCCGCCACCAACACCGCGCCGGTCTATGCGGGCGCCAGCGCCACGCGCAACGGCTATGTGATCCCCCCCGGCAATGCCCTGAACGTGAACTGCGGCACGCTGACCACCAACGCCAGCAATCTGCGCGTGTTCAGTGCCGATGCGACCAAGACCGACGCCATCCAGGTGATCGCCTCGCGCCCGGTGCTGACCAGTGTCGCCGGGGGCGTGTGGTCGCTGTTCAATGGCAATGCCTACAACCTGATGACCCAGTTGACGGCCAAGGCGGTCGCCGCGCCGAAGATCCTGCCGCCGCAGGCGCAGTTGACGATCAAAACAACAGTGGCGACGGTTAATAGCACCAACTCGCCCGCCCTTGACCTGCTGTTTGGCAAGTTGCTGGGCGGCAACCTGTCGCTGGGCCTGGTGGGCTATCAAGGCCTGGCGGACAGCGATATCAACCTGCTCAGCTACCTGAACCAGCTGGCGCTGAACGTGAACGTGCAGGCGGGCAATTACGATGAATTGTTGGCCAAGAACCTCAAGATCGGCCAATTGATCGACGCCGCCGTCACGGTATTGCAGGCCGGTGGGGGGACGGCTTCGGTGGCGGCGACGACGGCGTTGGGCCAGATCAAGGCATTGATGGGGCCCGCCGACGTGACCTTGGGCACCCTCTTGCAATTGCAGGCCGGGGCGGTGTCTTCGGGGCTCAACACCACGGTGAATGCGTTCCAGCTGGCGCAAGCCTTTGTGCAGTTGGCCAACAAGACCAACGGCGTGGTGGCCGAGATACCGGTGACGATCCCGGGGGTCACTGCCAACCTCAAGGTCAAAGTCATTCAGCCACCGCAGTTGTCATCGATTGGCGACCCCACGTACGCCAAGAATAAAACCGATACGGCCACGCGCATTTATGTGCGCACGGCGCAGGTCAGTGTGGGCCTGACGGTGACCTTGCCGCTGCTCGCAACACCGTTGGTCAACACGGCCTTGAATGGCTTGGTCAGCCCGCTTTCCGACGTGCTGAACAATTTGCTCAGCCTGAACCTCGCCGGGACGCTCAGTTCAGTGTTCTGCGCGATTGGCGGTACCCCTTGCCAGAGCACTGACTTGCGGCTGCTGTCTTCCGCTACCAACCCGTCGGTGCCCAGTGTGGATGTGATCCTCGAACTGGGCGGCGCGGAAAGCTATGTCACCGGCTTCACCTGCGCCAGTGACGCGACCAAAACCCTGACCACCCAAACCAACGCCTCGGTGGTGACCATCAAGGTCGGCCAGAGCCCGACGCTGAGCGATTCGCTAGGCGCGAGCCCGCCCTTGGATCCGGTGCCGCCGCTGCCGGTGATCGACATCGGTGCGATTACCTGCCTCAAACCGCTGCTCGGGCTCGGCCCAACCACCTGTGATCCAGCCTCCCGCAAGCCGTTTTATGGCGGCGGCATAGGCGTGACCATCGACCCTGCCGTGGGCACGCAGACCGCTTCCGGCGCCACCTACACCTTCCCCCAGCCACCGGAGATCAAGCAGCCATCGCTGTATCATTCGCTATCGACCACCAACCTGGTGGCTTCCGTCGGCACCGCGTTGAAAACCGGGCTGAAGTTCCAGGTCTACCAACCCACAGGGTTCAACCTGTTGGGCTCGCTGTTGGTCACCAGCGGCACGTTGCTCAATAACTTGACGTCCACACTGGGCGGCGTAATTGGCAACGTGCTCAGTCCGATTGTCGATCCGCTGGTCAATGGCTTGCTCTCAACCTTGGGCATCAACCTGAACCAGGTCGAAGTCGGCGCCAACCTCAGTTGCAGGCCCCACGGCCAGGCGGCGTTGGTGAACTAG
- a CDS encoding PAS domain-containing sensor histidine kinase: protein MTSGEKFFDRLLGRPPEVHVAPALVPASGGLQIDLDALGRVLHIHGALRHRLVKHTTTQQPVPLLDYLCAHSAVVIEGSPADWQGQILDLDFQGFAASPLHTRGWLQPQGDGWRLQLLDIGDLLAHRQHADTRERHQLLSAQISERLRVCSLARLPEVVQENLHSIAQHFKVPCVAIALLDEQDQGWQVHSQYRAFDAPLLWRDGQLLGGALDSLGGTAPVHLTRNHGHSEHPRLQGIFGNAEGFLVPYRDDHGVAAWLLCGFFQAEDAFARDWLQLAAALAAPLLSRLREQRHQQQLDRLEALQGLLGTGWWELPNHSEDIQLAPQLQHHLDPDAPATRLAVADWLLLFHPADRQELASRLQDLQTLSKPLSTSVRLHRLDAAQNPVWYRVQGQALGVGNNRRLIGFMLDISDIKNQQQQAAAAHARLDNLIASAPAIIYVQRYVEGTLQPLFFSDSLRPLLGRTLAECTPASLIEWLHPDDRDLYFERTRQLLREGSVRSRYRVQDKLGNYHWLLDEAKLLRDDLGLPVEAVGLWLDVTEATLAAEQVKQSEERYRILVEDSPAMICRYRPDLTLTFGNTPLANYLECQPEQLPGLNLADWLSNEQRTSFVQRIGQLTPEYPVSTAEISLQLPGRAHAWWVWSDRGVFDEHGALVEVQAVGRDNTEVRRSQQQLTQSAKMATLGEMATGLAHEINQPLNVMRMAIANVLKRLSSGEVQIDYLSEKLQRIDTQVQRAARVVDHMRVFGRRSEIEQQPFDPAQAVEGTLSLLSEGLRGKGVEVRLTPADFTVQVKGYVDQLEQVLINLMVNARDALLGQREKQPDLRPWIAVHSEHDASHVRIWVEDNGGGIDPRLLERIFEPFFTTKPIGVGTGLGLSVSYGIVENMGGRLSVGNGEHGAQFCVELPLA, encoded by the coding sequence TTGACCTCGGGGGAAAAGTTCTTCGATCGCCTCCTCGGCCGCCCGCCCGAGGTTCATGTAGCACCAGCCCTGGTGCCCGCCAGCGGCGGCTTGCAGATCGACCTGGACGCCCTTGGCCGTGTCCTGCACATCCACGGCGCCCTGCGCCATCGCCTGGTCAAACACACCACCACGCAACAACCTGTACCGTTGCTGGACTACCTGTGTGCCCACAGTGCCGTAGTCATCGAAGGCAGCCCCGCCGACTGGCAGGGGCAGATCCTCGACCTCGACTTCCAAGGGTTTGCCGCCAGCCCCCTGCACACCCGTGGCTGGCTGCAACCCCAAGGCGATGGCTGGCGCTTGCAGCTGTTGGATATCGGCGACTTGCTCGCCCACCGCCAGCACGCCGACACCCGCGAACGCCACCAGTTGCTCAGCGCGCAGATCAGCGAACGCCTGCGGGTGTGCAGCCTGGCCCGCCTGCCAGAGGTGGTGCAGGAGAATCTGCACAGCATCGCCCAACACTTCAAGGTGCCCTGCGTCGCCATCGCCCTGCTCGACGAACAGGACCAGGGCTGGCAGGTCCACAGCCAGTACCGCGCCTTTGACGCCCCGCTGCTGTGGCGCGACGGCCAGCTCCTCGGCGGCGCCCTGGATAGCCTTGGTGGCACCGCCCCTGTGCACCTGACCCGCAACCATGGCCACAGCGAGCATCCGCGCCTGCAAGGAATATTCGGCAATGCCGAAGGTTTCCTGGTGCCCTATCGCGATGATCACGGCGTCGCCGCGTGGCTGCTGTGCGGTTTCTTCCAGGCCGAGGACGCCTTTGCGCGGGACTGGCTGCAACTCGCCGCCGCCCTCGCCGCGCCCCTGCTCAGCCGCCTGCGCGAGCAGCGCCACCAACAACAGCTCGATCGCCTGGAGGCCCTGCAAGGCCTGCTCGGCACCGGTTGGTGGGAGCTGCCCAACCACAGCGAAGACATCCAACTGGCGCCGCAACTGCAGCACCACCTCGACCCTGACGCCCCGGCCACACGCCTGGCCGTGGCCGACTGGCTGCTGCTGTTCCACCCCGCCGACCGCCAGGAACTCGCCAGCCGCCTGCAAGACTTGCAGACCCTGAGCAAACCGCTGTCCACCAGCGTGCGCCTGCACCGCCTCGACGCGGCGCAAAACCCCGTGTGGTATCGCGTGCAGGGCCAGGCGCTGGGCGTGGGCAACAACCGCCGGCTGATCGGCTTCATGCTGGACATCAGCGACATCAAGAACCAGCAGCAACAAGCCGCTGCCGCCCATGCGCGGCTGGACAACCTGATCGCCAGCGCCCCCGCGATCATCTACGTGCAGCGCTATGTCGAAGGCACCCTGCAACCGCTGTTTTTCAGCGACAGCCTGCGGCCCTTGCTCGGTCGCACCCTGGCCGAATGCACCCCGGCCAGCCTGATCGAATGGCTGCACCCCGACGACCGCGACCTGTACTTCGAACGCACCCGCCAATTGCTGCGCGAAGGCAGCGTGCGCAGCCGCTATCGGGTCCAGGACAAACTCGGCAACTATCACTGGCTGCTCGACGAGGCCAAGTTGCTGCGCGACGATCTCGGCCTGCCGGTGGAAGCCGTGGGCCTGTGGCTGGACGTCACCGAGGCGACCCTGGCCGCCGAGCAGGTCAAGCAAAGTGAAGAGCGCTACCGCATCCTCGTGGAAGACTCGCCGGCGATGATTTGCCGCTACCGCCCCGACCTGACCCTGACCTTCGGCAACACGCCGCTGGCCAATTACCTGGAGTGCCAACCCGAGCAATTGCCGGGGCTGAACCTGGCGGACTGGCTGTCGAATGAGCAACGCACCAGCTTCGTACAGCGCATCGGCCAACTGACCCCGGAATACCCGGTGAGCACCGCCGAAATCAGCCTGCAACTGCCGGGGCGTGCGCATGCCTGGTGGGTGTGGTCAGACCGTGGCGTCTTCGATGAGCACGGCGCGCTGGTCGAAGTGCAGGCCGTGGGCCGCGACAACACCGAAGTGCGCCGCTCCCAGCAACAACTGACGCAAAGCGCGAAAATGGCCACGCTGGGCGAAATGGCCACGGGCCTGGCCCACGAGATCAACCAGCCGCTGAACGTGATGCGCATGGCCATCGCCAATGTGCTCAAGCGCCTGAGCAGCGGCGAAGTGCAGATCGACTACCTGAGCGAAAAACTCCAGCGCATCGACACCCAGGTACAACGTGCCGCACGGGTGGTGGACCATATGCGCGTGTTCGGCCGGCGCTCGGAAATCGAGCAGCAACCCTTCGACCCGGCACAGGCGGTGGAAGGCACCCTGTCCCTGCTCAGCGAGGGCCTGCGCGGCAAGGGCGTGGAGGTGCGCCTGACCCCGGCGGACTTCACGGTGCAGGTCAAAGGTTACGTCGATCAGCTGGAGCAAGTGCTGATCAACCTGATGGTCAACGCCCGCGACGCGTTGCTCGGCCAGCGGGAAAAACAGCCGGACCTGCGCCCCTGGATCGCCGTGCACAGCGAACATGACGCCAGCCACGTGCGCATCTGGGTCGAAGACAACGGGGGCGGCATCGACCCGCGTTTGCTGGAGCGGATCTTCGAACCGTTCTTCACCACCAAGCCCATCGGCGTGGGCACCGGCCTCGGCTTGTCGGTGAGCTACGGCATTGTGGAGAACATGGGCGGACGCCTGAGCGTCGGCAACGGCGAGCACGGCGCGCAGTTCTGCGTGGAGCTGCCGCTGGCCTAG
- a CDS encoding TadE/TadG family type IV pilus assembly protein has protein sequence MRKGLPRKQKGAAAIEFALVFMIFFAVFYGLVSYSLPLLLLQSFNQATAEGVRRSVALDPTTPGYAAAVQARAVAGAQAQLQWLPPAFKFVPAYITTSFTANLLTVQINYPSANLKSVLPFLVLPGFGTVPNLPTTLTAQASLQF, from the coding sequence ATGAGAAAGGGCCTCCCTAGAAAACAGAAAGGTGCCGCCGCGATTGAGTTCGCGCTGGTGTTCATGATCTTTTTCGCCGTGTTCTATGGCCTGGTCAGCTATAGCCTGCCGTTACTGCTGTTGCAGTCGTTCAACCAGGCTACGGCCGAAGGCGTACGGCGCAGCGTCGCCCTGGACCCCACCACCCCCGGCTACGCCGCCGCCGTCCAGGCCCGTGCCGTGGCGGGCGCCCAGGCCCAATTGCAGTGGCTGCCGCCCGCGTTCAAGTTCGTGCCGGCCTACATCACCACGAGCTTCACGGCCAACTTGCTGACCGTACAGATCAACTACCCCTCCGCGAACCTCAAAAGCGTGTTGCCGTTCCTTGTGCTGCCGGGCTTTGGCACCGTGCCCAACCTGCCAACCACACTCACAGCCCAAGCGAGCCTGCAATTTTGA
- a CDS encoding prepilin peptidase has translation MIQSLFLFAWLALCAAQDIRQRQIANALTLGAFLLALVYLLWSGTTWLGATPAEGGWAFALAVLFTLPGYALGRLGAADVKLLAALALATNCAYLLGTFIGAGLASATWLLLAPKLWPLMNQGLRNTLHYLGPDQSKKQPFAPFLLVGFTLAWFWIPLVAA, from the coding sequence GTGATTCAAAGCCTCTTTCTGTTTGCCTGGCTGGCGCTGTGCGCCGCGCAAGATATCCGCCAACGGCAGATCGCCAACGCCCTGACGCTCGGTGCCTTCCTGCTGGCCCTGGTTTACCTGCTGTGGAGCGGCACCACCTGGCTGGGCGCCACGCCGGCCGAGGGCGGCTGGGCATTTGCCCTGGCCGTGCTGTTCACCTTGCCCGGTTACGCGCTGGGGCGCCTTGGCGCTGCGGACGTAAAGCTGCTGGCGGCCCTGGCGCTGGCGACCAATTGCGCGTACTTGCTGGGCACCTTTATCGGTGCCGGACTGGCCAGTGCCACCTGGTTGCTGCTGGCGCCAAAATTATGGCCGCTGATGAATCAAGGGCTTAGAAATACCCTTCACTACCTGGGACCCGATCAGTCAAAAAAACAACCGTTCGCGCCGTTTTTACTGGTCGGATTCACCCTCGCGTGGTTTTGGATCCCTTTAGTCGCGGCGTAG
- a CDS encoding response regulator transcription factor: MNKLTPQMKVLVVDDQPLIVEELCEFLESSGYRCVPCHSSPQAVARFREDVEIGLVLCDLHMPDMDGIELVQELQRIAGKQRAFEAIMLTGRADKQDVIKALRAGIADYYQKPINLDELLEGLQRQETALRERQKGVELGQLNQKLQFLSASIDDLYHDLDKVRSSPQQAGRDAPDDLADADSSEMPAIFKQLSPRQLDVARLVGKGQTNYQIACELGITENTVKLYVSQVLRLTHMHNRTQLALALSPSNSAIRQRVTAH; this comes from the coding sequence GTGAACAAGCTTACCCCGCAAATGAAAGTGCTCGTGGTCGACGATCAGCCCTTGATCGTGGAAGAGTTGTGCGAATTCCTCGAAAGCAGCGGTTACCGTTGCGTGCCATGCCATTCCAGCCCGCAAGCCGTTGCGCGGTTTCGTGAAGACGTCGAGATCGGCCTGGTGCTGTGCGATCTGCACATGCCGGACATGGACGGCATCGAACTGGTCCAGGAGCTGCAACGCATCGCCGGCAAACAGCGCGCCTTCGAGGCGATCATGCTGACCGGTCGCGCCGACAAACAGGATGTGATCAAGGCGTTGCGTGCCGGGATTGCCGATTACTATCAAAAGCCGATCAATCTCGACGAACTGCTTGAAGGCCTGCAACGCCAGGAGACGGCGCTGCGTGAGCGGCAAAAGGGGGTGGAACTGGGGCAACTGAATCAGAAGCTGCAGTTTCTGTCGGCCTCGATCGATGACCTGTACCACGACCTCGACAAAGTGCGCAGCAGCCCGCAGCAAGCCGGTCGCGATGCGCCGGATGATCTGGCGGACGCCGACAGCAGTGAAATGCCGGCCATCTTCAAACAGCTGTCCCCCCGCCAATTGGATGTGGCGCGCCTGGTCGGCAAGGGCCAGACCAACTATCAGATCGCCTGTGAGCTGGGCATCACCGAGAACACGGTGAAACTCTACGTGTCCCAGGTGCTGCGCCTGACCCATATGCATAACCGCACCCAACTGGCGCTGGCGCTGTCGCCGAGCAACTCGGCGATCCGCCAGCGCGTCACCGCCCACTAG
- a CDS encoding DUF3613 domain-containing protein: protein MKLKTLAHLLLATLPLTALAIEPGPSSVYQRQTEGWLQMQIKGQLATSTPQKASPAEREQAMQRLIESYKHPIPEYFDQKQGGTAPSGSN, encoded by the coding sequence ATGAAACTCAAAACCCTCGCCCACCTGCTGTTGGCCACCCTGCCCCTGACCGCGCTGGCGATCGAGCCCGGGCCGTCATCGGTGTACCAGAGGCAGACCGAAGGCTGGCTGCAAATGCAGATCAAAGGGCAGTTGGCGACGTCCACGCCGCAAAAGGCCTCGCCGGCTGAGCGCGAGCAGGCCATGCAGCGTTTGATTGAAAGTTACAAACACCCCATTCCCGAGTACTTCGACCAGAAACAGGGTGGCACTGCGCCAAGCGGCAGTAACTAG
- a CDS encoding lipopolysaccharide assembly protein LapB — MKLLIAACSVLLISGCANMGQTPWSGFAGASSCSKPSSDQELSLNLADEMANDGKLHASLANLQNMTDNLPQVRLRKAKVYRLLGRSEAEPMYRSLLGTCMAAEGEHGLGQLAVARGDNGQALEHLQRAARLSPTDEKIRNDLGVVYLNQLRMEDARFEFLTAMELNQSNSLAAVNMVTLLIYQNNWKQASQFVSRFNLSPEQFNQAQARAEQLKGSATRAKGQVATVK; from the coding sequence ATGAAATTACTGATTGCCGCCTGCAGCGTGTTGTTGATCAGCGGTTGCGCGAACATGGGCCAGACGCCCTGGTCGGGCTTTGCCGGCGCCAGCAGTTGCTCCAAGCCCAGTTCGGACCAGGAGTTGTCGCTGAACCTCGCCGATGAAATGGCCAATGACGGCAAGCTGCACGCCAGCCTGGCCAACCTGCAAAACATGACGGACAACCTGCCCCAGGTGCGCCTGCGCAAGGCCAAGGTTTACCGGCTGCTCGGCCGCAGCGAGGCCGAGCCGATGTACCGCAGCCTGCTGGGCACCTGCATGGCCGCCGAGGGCGAACATGGCCTGGGCCAACTGGCGGTGGCCAGGGGCGATAACGGCCAAGCCCTGGAGCACTTGCAACGGGCCGCCAGGCTGTCGCCCACCGATGAAAAAATCCGCAACGACCTGGGGGTGGTCTACCTCAATCAGCTGCGCATGGAAGACGCCCGCTTCGAATTCCTCACTGCCATGGAGCTCAACCAGAGCAACTCGCTGGCGGCGGTGAACATGGTCACCTTGCTGATCTACCAGAACAACTGGAAGCAGGCGTCGCAGTTCGTCAGCCGCTTCAACTTGAGCCCCGAGCAGTTCAACCAGGCCCAGGCCCGCGCCGAGCAGCTCAAGGGCTCTGCAACCCGCGCCAAGGGTCAAGTGGCGACCGTCAAGTAA
- a CDS encoding type II secretion system F family protein codes for MAVLISVALFLAALALVAVNLIGQRRQQRLVTQRLQGDTQRNDKVGHLLRQLGNTRIGQRTISLDNETQVLLNRIGWRKASQRSLFAACQVGAPILFLGLTLLLQSLFYPDVAHAWPAPFLGLATGYLLPKRVLASVAKRRQEQISQEVSTFIPLLRILFESGMAVEQTLRVMSNEAQQLLPVLTSELRLVLARVDSGLELGEELSKTSLMLSVDEFSDTCAILQQLLYQGGGAMKSLQALKQLLDDRRLTRMQEYISKMSAKMSVVMMVFLFPALLIVLAGPGFIAISKAMGP; via the coding sequence ATGGCCGTGCTGATCAGTGTTGCGCTGTTTCTCGCTGCACTCGCCCTGGTGGCCGTCAACCTGATCGGCCAACGCCGCCAGCAACGCCTGGTGACCCAGCGGCTGCAAGGCGACACGCAGCGCAACGACAAGGTCGGGCACTTGTTGCGCCAACTGGGCAACACGCGGATCGGCCAGCGCACCATCAGCCTGGACAACGAAACCCAGGTCCTGCTCAACCGCATCGGCTGGCGAAAAGCCAGCCAGCGCTCGCTGTTTGCCGCCTGCCAGGTGGGCGCGCCGATCCTGTTCCTCGGCTTGACCCTCCTCTTGCAAAGCCTGTTTTACCCGGATGTCGCCCATGCCTGGCCCGCGCCGTTCCTGGGCCTTGCCACCGGCTACCTGCTGCCCAAGCGCGTGCTGGCGTCCGTGGCCAAGCGGCGCCAGGAGCAAATTTCCCAGGAGGTTTCGACCTTTATCCCGCTGCTGCGCATCCTGTTCGAGTCGGGCATGGCCGTGGAGCAAACCCTGCGGGTCATGTCCAACGAAGCCCAGCAGTTGCTGCCGGTACTGACCTCGGAGCTGCGCCTGGTGCTGGCACGGGTGGACTCGGGCCTGGAGCTGGGCGAAGAGCTGAGCAAGACCAGCCTGATGCTCAGCGTGGATGAGTTCAGCGACACCTGCGCGATCCTGCAACAGCTGCTGTATCAGGGCGGCGGCGCGATGAAATCGTTGCAGGCGCTCAAGCAACTGCTGGATGACCGGCGCCTGACCCGCATGCAGGAATACATTTCCAAGATGTCGGCCAAGATGTCGGTCGTGATGATGGTCTTTCTGTTTCCCGCGCTGCTGATTGTGTTGGCCGGCCCCGGGTTTATCGCCATTTCCAAGGCCATGGGGCCTTGA
- a CDS encoding type II secretion system F family protein, with amino-acid sequence MLAPILLALMSLAMLLLGLQLMRRGVRQAQTDRVLERLAHGQPDSPEHNPVLTSLERTFMRAGLGKPTERLGLWLTLWVLGALLGLLAFDWLGLLVMLLTPPLALRFYISLRYQRRLRRMIEQLPQLLDHAVRSLKSGRTLADAVLGAIDASEDPLQSAMGRIKRNVLLGVSLPEAAHDFAELYEQDELRLFALGLKVNHRYGGNASELLENLIKMIRERDQGARQLRAMTGETRVTAVVLALLPVSVAGYFLLTNPTYLVGMWADGSGQLLLIGAFSMQIIGCVALWRMLRSI; translated from the coding sequence ATGCTCGCTCCGATCCTGCTCGCACTGATGTCCCTGGCCATGCTGTTGCTTGGCCTGCAACTGATGCGCCGTGGCGTGCGTCAGGCGCAGACCGACCGCGTGCTGGAGCGCCTGGCCCACGGGCAGCCCGACAGCCCGGAGCACAACCCGGTGCTGACCAGCCTGGAGCGTACCTTCATGCGCGCCGGCCTGGGCAAGCCGACCGAGCGCCTGGGGCTGTGGCTGACGCTGTGGGTGCTGGGCGCGCTGCTGGGCCTGCTCGCCTTCGACTGGCTGGGGTTGCTGGTGATGCTGCTGACGCCGCCGCTGGCGCTGCGCTTCTACATCTCGCTGCGTTATCAACGCCGGTTGCGGCGCATGATCGAGCAACTGCCGCAATTGCTCGACCACGCCGTGCGCAGCCTCAAGTCCGGGCGCACCCTGGCCGATGCGGTGCTCGGCGCCATCGATGCCAGCGAAGACCCGTTGCAGAGCGCCATGGGCCGCATCAAGCGCAACGTGTTGCTGGGGGTCAGCCTGCCGGAAGCGGCGCACGATTTCGCCGAGCTGTATGAACAGGATGAACTGCGCCTGTTTGCCCTCGGTTTGAAGGTCAACCATCGCTACGGCGGCAACGCCAGCGAGCTGCTGGAAAACCTGATCAAGATGATCCGCGAGCGTGACCAGGGCGCGCGCCAACTGCGCGCCATGACCGGCGAAACCCGTGTCACCGCCGTGGTCCTGGCGCTGCTGCCGGTGAGCGTGGCCGGCTACTTCCTGCTGACCAACCCGACTTACCTGGTGGGCATGTGGGCCGATGGCAGCGGCCAATTGCTGCTGATCGGCGCGTTCAGCATGCAGATCATCGGCTGTGTGGCGCTGTGGCGCATGCTGAGGAGCATCTGA
- a CDS encoding CpaF family protein, translating to MSGEKLFGVPGARGAVGNTDHDGLKLVLHRYIIDAIEESGKNLLEGTRQSLAQFVIDKVNEYITRMHLAISRYEMERLAEEIVDELTGFGPLEVLLRDASVTEILVNGPHRVFVERDGLLHQSDLRFIDDHHVERVMQRILAPLGRRLDESSPMVDARLPDGSRVNAIIPPIALDGPCLSIRKFRKDMLKSSDLVAMQTIDQPIFEFFQEAVGKRCNILISGGTGTGKTTLLNILSQLINPHERLVTIEDVAELQLGHPHVVRLETRPPNAEGHGEVKASDLIRNALRMRPDRIILGEIRGVEVLDVLTAMNTGHDGSMSTVHANNAQDALLRLETLVGLTGRTVAEKTLRQMICAALDVIIQLSRMPDGRRCVTEVVEVVGVRDDVYVTNTLFRLDKRTGYGFVREAINPAGDKLRRESHLPQ from the coding sequence GTGAGCGGCGAAAAGCTGTTCGGTGTGCCCGGCGCGCGCGGTGCGGTCGGCAATACCGATCACGACGGCCTCAAGCTGGTGCTGCACCGCTACATCATCGACGCCATCGAGGAGTCGGGGAAAAACCTGCTGGAAGGCACCCGCCAGTCCCTCGCGCAGTTTGTGATCGACAAGGTCAACGAATACATCACCCGCATGCACCTGGCGATTTCCCGCTACGAGATGGAGCGCCTGGCCGAAGAGATCGTCGACGAACTCACCGGTTTCGGCCCATTGGAAGTGCTGCTGCGCGATGCCTCCGTGACGGAAATCCTGGTCAACGGCCCGCACCGGGTGTTCGTCGAGCGCGATGGCCTGCTGCACCAGAGCGACCTGCGCTTTATCGACGACCACCATGTGGAGCGCGTCATGCAACGCATCCTCGCGCCCTTGGGGCGGCGCCTGGACGAGTCCTCGCCGATGGTCGATGCGCGCTTGCCCGATGGCAGCCGGGTCAACGCGATCATCCCGCCGATTGCCCTCGACGGCCCGTGCCTGTCGATCCGCAAATTCCGCAAGGACATGCTCAAGAGCAGCGACCTGGTGGCCATGCAGACCATCGACCAGCCGATCTTCGAGTTCTTCCAGGAGGCCGTGGGCAAGCGCTGCAACATCCTCATCAGCGGCGGTACCGGCACCGGTAAAACCACGTTGCTGAACATTCTCAGCCAACTGATCAACCCCCACGAACGCCTGGTCACCATCGAAGACGTGGCCGAGCTGCAACTGGGCCACCCCCACGTGGTGCGCCTGGAAACCCGCCCGCCAAATGCCGAGGGGCACGGTGAAGTGAAGGCCAGTGACCTGATCCGCAACGCCCTGCGCATGCGCCCCGACCGCATCATCCTCGGCGAGATCCGTGGCGTGGAAGTGCTCGACGTACTCACCGCGATGAACACCGGCCACGACGGCTCCATGAGTACCGTGCACGCCAACAACGCCCAGGATGCGCTGCTGCGGCTGGAAACCCTGGTGGGCCTGACCGGGCGCACGGTCGCGGAAAAAACCCTGCGCCAGATGATCTGCGCGGCGCTCGACGTGATCATCCAATTGTCGCGCATGCCCGACGGCCGCCGCTGCGTCACCGAGGTGGTGGAAGTGGTGGGCGTGCGCGATGACGTGTATGTCACCAACACCCTGTTCCGCCTCGACAAACGCACCGGCTACGGTTTTGTGCGCGAAGCCATCAACCCCGCCGGCGACAAACTGCGCCGCGAAAGCCACCTGCCGCAGTAG